The genomic window gtcatctgcaaacatcatagtccatggagattcctgtctaacctcgtctgtcagcctgtccatcaccatagcaacaagaaggggctcagagctgatccctgatgcagtcccacctccaccttgaactcctctgtcacacctacagcacacctcaccactgtgttacagtcctcatacatgtcctgcaccgctctaacatacttctctgccactccagacttcctcatagaacaccacagttcctctctgggcaccctgtcataagctttctccagatctacaaaaacacaatgcagctccctctggccttctctgtacttctctatcaacatcctcaaagcaaatactgcatctgtagtactcttttttttggcatgaaaccatactgcgcctcacaaatgttcacttctgcccttagtctagcttccactactctctcccataacttcgttgtatggctcatcagctttattcctctgtagttgccacaactctgcacatctcccttgttcttaaaaatgggcaccagcacacttctcctccattcctcaggcatcttctcactatctaagatcctgttgaacaacccagtcagaaactctactctACTTTTTTTAAGGCGAGTCCTATCTGTAGTTACATGTAAGTATTGCAAGatcacattaattttaattatatataatggtttttacatgtcatttgcattagcaaaaataaactgcatccatctgctcctcggCTGGACCACTTGTCACATTGTGGACTTCTATGTGACCCACCAGTCAAAAAGTTTTTCATCTACCCATGATTTAGTGCCACCAAATGTCCAGACAGACTAGGAAAACACCTTGTCTCTTATCTCTTATGTGTCTTATTTCCATCATTGTAATTCAACACACTCCAACAAGTCTAATTTCTCCTTTACCGGCATGTCTTCATCCGTCTCCCAGTGAATGAGCTGACAGATGGCGGCAGCTGGAAAACTCTGGTCATCATGGTGTGCAATTATGAACTACTCAAGTTCTTTCAGGGCAGTGGGAAAGGTAAGACAAGCTGCATTACCTTTATAAAGAAACAGAATATGCAATGTCCCATTTAAATCACCTTTTCATCTCAGGAACCTCTGGATTCATCAACCACATGCGCGATTTCCTGTGGATCCGGGTGCAGCAGTACACCAGACGCAAGACTGAAGTGAACCTGTTGGCCCACCTTCACTCCCTCTCCCTAAGTTGGCACCTTAGTCGCAAAACTGGAGATGTCCTAAGGAGCATCGACCGTGGCACCGACTCCATTAATGTCCTCCTCGGGTCAGATATTACAGGAAGTATTGGAGGATAAACTGACCAAGCTCCTTATTTTTGGACCCAGTTAATTCCTAAAACATTATTCTCGTATTTTAAATCTTTCTCCCCTCCACAGTCAGATCATATTCAACATCCTCCCAACCATCATCGATGTTATCATCTCAATCATCTACTTTGTTACTTACTTCAATGCCTGGTTCGGCCTTATTGTCTTCGTCTGCATGACCATTTATCTCAGTAAATCCAACATCTGACTGAATTTCATGAGATTctacattgtgttgtttttttagttgaaTGCATGTCTGATATTTCCTTCAGCTGTGACCATCATCATCGCTGAATGGAGAACCAAGTACTATCGGGACAtgaacaacaacgacaacaaggCCAAAGCCCAGGCCGTGGACTCCTTGCTGAACTTTGAAACAGTATGTCACATGTTTTCTTCTACATCTAACAtgtctgatagttttacatttgtctgtctcttcctgtaaaaatgtaaatcttaGATACACAGTCGGGAAATTTCTTAAAATTTGGCAAAAGGTTCTATTTGGACTGGGATGAACTGACTGGAACTGACTGATGGTAGACACAACTTCCATCAGCTACATGAGAATTTCCagtaaaaacacttttgtgctCATTATTTACCACAAAAACTTTAAAACGGGACATTTTGACCTTCTTTAACATCGAAACATCTACTTCATAGAATTTGTAGCTTCTTTGCGACAACGTGTACTTGAAGCACCTCAtgctcattttatttcattgttttgctgtttgattTGTCCATTCTCTAGGTAAAATACTACAACACGCAGAACTATGAAGTCAATCGTTTTAAGGATGCTTTCTTGAAATATCAGGTAAATTAGACATGATGCTCATTGTACTGAAGAAATGGAAATTGTTGGAAAGATGGAATATGTTAACTACTTTGCAGTGGACCCTTGTCTATACATGAACTTATATTGAACCAGTCACTACAGGATGTCTAAAAGCTTGTCCTCCTGTTTGTAGGCATCGGAATGGAAGTCCCAGGCAGCGCTTGTCTTCCTCAGCCAAATACAGAACCTCATCATCGGTGTAAGCCTGCTGGCCGGTTCCCTGCTCTGTTCCTACTTTGTAATTGAAGGAAAGTTTAAGGTACCACGTTAATGCCCCAGAAATGTGTTCAAAATCACTTATTCATATTCTTGTACATTTTACATTCTGTGTTCAAACTATCTGTAGGGCATTGTTCTGTTTGAGAAATTCActaaattcaaaataattgaaaatcTTTACTTAGGTTGGGGATTTTGTTCTATTTGGCACCTACATCACCCAACTATACGGCCCTCTGAACTTGTTTGGAAGCTACTACAGGCAAGAAGACACAGAAACTGCATTCAATACATGAGTGTTGACTCGTGAAGCTCCATCTGCCAGCAAATTAATAAGACAGAGAAAATGAGATGGGACGTGTCAGAGGGACTAGTATGTGTTTATGAGTTGCAAATGttggttttgtctttttgttccCACAGTGTGATCCAGAATTCTTTTGTCAACATGGAAAACATGTTAAATCTCTTTGAAGAGGAAATCGAGGTACATTTGGAGTCAGaagatgttttgtcttttggttTTCTCTGCTGAATTATGATTTGaactttttctgtatttcttcCGTCATGAAGGTGGAAGATGAAGTAAATGCAGGGAATCTGGTCCTCAAGCAGGGAAAAGTGGAGTTTGATCATGTTCATTTCCACTACAGTAATGGGTTAGTTCACATGTGATTTTATCACCTGTTGAGTATacattacataaaaaaatactcggtttatatttttgttcgacatttGAGCGAAAATCCAAGTTACTAGTCGTGCCTTTGGACACCGCCggtagttggtggatggatacaacatcagctgaggccgcatctcattctttcccgTATGTTGTCCTCGGGGTAAACACGTAGctcttgtgtcctcttgtttttagcctttcttttcattctacATCGTTGTGTATTTAACATATTGTGGCGGCACAGGCTCAGAGGTAAAGCAgacggtagagcgggtcgtccaatgttcccaagatctGCGGATCCGAGTCCCGCTCAGTTGGAGTTACGAGTACTTTAATTTACGAGCTTAGTCACAAATGCAACTCATATCTGAAGGTACTATTGTAGCTTTATATTACTAGACTTTGTTCCTGACTTACAGGAGGGACATTCTCAGGGATGTGTCCTTCACTGTACTTCCAGGACAGACAGTTGCCCTGGTAAGTCTAATACAACATAAATTCAATAGATTTTGTCACATACAGTTAAATTTTCTGGACTGTGCTGTGTATTTGCTTAACATAACTTTCCCTTACCCTCCCCAGGTGGGACCGTCGGGTTCTGGGAAGAGCACCATCATTCGTCTCATCTACCGTCTGTTTGACGTCCATGGAGGCTGCATCAGCATCGACGACCAGGATATATCAAAAGTAAAAGGCTGCTGGCAGGACTATATCAGGAACTCAAGGTTCAGGGAAAATGTGCtgctctccttttctttctagGTCGTCCTCAGATAAGCTTTCATTGTTGACTCCAGTTTTTCTAATTCTAAATACATTAGGCTTTTTTATTGTTACTTTGAGCTCCTGCGTCCTTCTTGAATATGTCCTACGTTAGCGTGGGACATCCTCATGATCAATGCCCATTGGTCCTTTCCCACTGCACCAATTTGttgactttttcttcttttcctttcggcttttcccttcaggggtcgccacagcgaatcagttgcctccatctaaccctgttttctgcatcctcttctctcacaccaactactgtcatgtcctctttcacagcATTCATAAATCACCTCTTTGGTTCTCCTCTAGGTTCGGGAGAAagacaccctctcattattGAAGACTAGACTTCAAACGTTTCTTTTTCAGAAAATGTACAATTAGGGTTGCTTAGGCTGGTAAGTTATTTGCTATAGGCTGACTATctgccactctgtctctctgactgtctctttctcttaccctgtccctACCCACATTGTatttctttcccacccaactggtcacGGTGGATGGCCGCTCACCAgtgtctgggtcctgcccagagtttctccCTCAATGAAGGGAGAAACTATAGCATAAGCtatcgcttatgcttgctctggagaaTTCTGTTgagttttttctgtctgttaaagcactttgaaatatctgttgaCGTGATCaagcgctttacaaataaaagtttaaaaaataattaaatattgcCACTTCTCCTCAGGTGAAGCAGACATCTCTTCAATGTCATATCGGAGTGGTTCCACAGGATGCGGTGCTTTTCAGCGACACCATCCTGAACAACATCCGCTACAGCCGCATCTCTGCCAGTgtccaggaggtggaggaggcagCCGTTGCGGCTGGAATCCATAATGAAATTATTACCTTACCTGAAGGTAACATTGATTAACCCTGATGATAACCAGtactttaattgtccctcttggggaaattctttttacacttcacatgcatgtacatactgtatatctgttcTGATCTGCTCTGATTTTTGAGAGGTTTTCTCATTTGATTTTGAACCAACTACCTGTGTTTTTCTCTGGTAGGTTATGAAAGCCAGGTGGGCGAAAGAGGTTTGAAGCTGAGTGGAGGAGAGAAGCAGAGGGTGGCCATTGCCAGAACCATCCTCAAAGCACCACAGATCATCCTGCTGGATGATGTGAGATTACAAAAATGAGAAGCCAACATTTACTTGATTTGGCGAGTAGATAATGACTGAATTGAAATTTCATGGTGAACTTGtccattgaaaatgtttttagacattCTGTTTTACCTGTTTTGCTGGCATCCTCTTCTGAGTGTCTGGAGTTATTGCTGTTACCTGTAATAAATGGTCTCCCTGCAGGCCACCTCAGCACTAGACACACGTACAGAACGCCACATCCAGGAGTCACTGAATACAATGTGCTCCAATCGAACAACAGTTGTTGTGGCTCATAGGTAGGaagattttctatttattttctttcaggaAATTATTTGCTTTATCTAACTTtcatataatgtatataaaagGTTGTCCACCATAATTGGAGCAGACCAGATTCTGGTGATAAACGAGGGCCAGATTGTTGAGCGGGGACGGTAAGTGTACCTTTTTGACCTTTGATTCTGACTCATACCACAGTGCATCAGCATTTCAGAAACGCTTTGTGcctttttctctccttccaAGACATGAGGAGCTGCTTCTAAAGGGAGGTCTGTATGCAGACATGTGGATGAACCAGCAGCAGGCCCAAGACTCGGATTCTGCGTCAGATTCAGAATCCAAAGACCGCGGTTCTGAGAAACTGCAGCCACCATCAGGGCATAGCAGCcactaaatgtaaataatttatattttggaataagaagaggaaaatgtttAGATGATGCTCTGATAGtaaaacactgatttttttaattcaagaaaACAGTCACACCAATTAATATTGTTCCTTTTCTTATTTGAAGGTAAATGCTTATTATCCTCATGGCTTTTATGTAATAGAGCAAAAGGCCCAATTATTACCATATctttataaaaatgaataaagtttCAAATTTTTCAGACAAGGAAATTACAATTATTTACAGCCTTGGAGCTCCtttggtgacattttttttaaatttacaactgaaaggttttttttaatgttaatgtctttatttctcttcaAAACTCAAAGCAGGAATGTACTCATCAGACAAAAGCACAGATTTCCACTTGTCTAATGTGaatcttttctgtttgttgtggcATCTTAGCtgctatctgtaaagcgctttgaaatgtcttcagatatgatttagcgttatataaataaaagttgattgattgatatttgaCCATAAAGTTCTGATTCACCTGTTTCTCTCTTGTCTCATATGTAATACCCCTTTTCATCCTCTTGGGGGAGCTGATTTTGAAGCCAAGCAATTGCACAAAGGGGTTGATAATCGACTCATCCATAGCCTTTTTATGCTGAGGGCAGTAGATGTTGCAGCATCTAGCTGATTTAACCAGCTACCTGCTGATAAAGTTGAATGGACTTGCTGGCTTTGTCTGAGCAACATCACTACCTGACTTGAAAAGTTTTTACCTTGTGGATGTACTGTATACAAGAAGCTGAGAACGAGCTTCACAGGAACATAAAGTTTAACATCTGTTTCATCAGAAATCAAAAACTTTACTGTCATTTCGCAGTAAAAGTACCACACGACAAAATTTCGTTCACACAGCCTACTAGTGGGAGAGTGCTGGCCATTCCATACACTGATCCACCATCACTTGAATGGGGGATTGAGGGCATGGGAGGACAGGTCAGTGGGGTGGGGTGGAAGGGTAAGGGGAAAAATCATCCACCATGCTTCTTAGAAGAAacataataaggaattgcaaaaaaaaaaagtaacatcaATCACATGAGAGGTAAGATCAGAGGGCAGATGTGTATGCAAGATGTTTTTACTGGCATTGTCATCTATCCAGATTTAATCTTctgataatgtgtttttaatgtacaCAAGTGTGTtagtcatttttacattttagtggGCCAACAGTCAGCAGTAGATGCGTCTTTACAGTCAGGCCTGTCAAAGTTGTTTTTCATGCAAAGCAACTAAAAGGAATGTTTTAAGAATGACATGACAATGTGCAGAAAATGAACACTAGTTACTGGGTGGAGCATTCAGgtcctgtctgtttgtttctgtcactTATTTCCACCAGACTTCTGCTTGGTCTTGCCTCCACTCCCCTTCAAAAACACCAGTTGTAGCTTGTGCACTGCCACtggtttgtcattttataaaccTGTCTTAAAGCTGTGTCCAGCCGACTACACGAGCTGACTGCTGATAATGTTGAATGGACTTGCTGGCTTCAtctgagcaacatcagaacctGACTTGAGGAGCTTTTACCCTGTGGATGTACTGGAGAAGCTGACCATCACCTCGACAGTAAGATGAGGTTTAACGCTGTTTCATGTCTGGACCCTCTTGGAAAAATGTTCATGCTCTTAAATGTCTGCATCTTTGTGCGATATTTAAATGGATAACCAATGTTTTACATCCAATTTGTGTTTTGTAAGCAGCTCAGCCCATATCAATATGTTAATGTATAACGCATATGTACAATGGCAACTTATGGAAGTGCATTAGTTGTCATTAGATTCTGTTCTGAGTTCCATTTTGTTTTAACTGCACTCTACAGATATTTGTCTGTCCTTACATTTGTTGTATCACGACTAAACATCTCTGTCTGCAGCCATGGTGTTTATCCAAAGCTACTGTGAAAACAGTTCCTCCATCTCCCAAACCTGGGTGGATCAAGGCATCTCCCCGTGCTTCTACTTCACGCTGGTCCCTGCAATCCTGCTCACAATCACCTTCTTCCTCGGAACTATCCACTGCATCTTCTACCAGAAATATGGCAGAGAGATGGAGCCCAAGTTCATCCCACGCTCTCATCTATACCGCTTCCAGCAGGCTGTCTCCGTCCTTCTCCTGGTCCAGTTTGTGAGCGGGATGGTGTGGAGGTCTGCCAGTGGTGGAGAGCTCCCAGGCTATGTTTTACTGTATGGCTGCTTCTCTGTGCTGAGCTGGTGCTGGGCTATAGCCCTGCTCAGGTTGGAAAGACGTCGGGTCATGTTGATGGACCGGACGAGGGGACACAGCGCCGTTCTGCTACTATTCTGGGCTGTGGCTTTCTCTGCTGAGAACTTGGCTTTCATCTCCTGGTACAGTCCTCATTGGTGGTGGAGATTGGAGAACAATCAGGAGAAGGTGAGGAAAGACTGAACATGATGAGTGTGTCTGATCAGTACATGTCACGATGCACAGTGCACATAACATGTTTACTGTCATTGCCATCTATTAAGAGTTAATATTCAgataattcattcattgattcatcttCCAAACCCACTTATTACACTGTCGCCTTCAAAAAAGTCCAACATGTCCAGAACTCAGCTGCCCGGCTACTCACCCACACCCGGTCCAGAAAACACATTACACCGACTCCACTGACTCCGACACAACAACGCATCTAGTTCAAGATCCTCCGCATTACCTACAGATCCCTCAATCACCTGACTCCCCCATACCTTACTGACCTTCTGCAGcattaccccccacccccctccaagCACCCTCTCCCAAACATTAGTCCCTCTGACATAACTTTGGCTTGACATAACTTAAACACTGCACTACTAACcaatcaaaagaaagaaagaaatcttgCTCGTCTCATACTTAGTCAGTTACAGGAGTGTCAACATTTTAGTTAcacattttagttattttaattttatcttaCTATACAgggatattttttatttatgctccACTCCTCAAAATATTTCCCTTTGATATTTTCTGTAAAGTCAAAACTTCACTTTTATCACAATATTCCTCATAGGCTGGGTCACAAGTAACACATCTTAAGGTCCCATCAGTTAACACCTTTTATATACACATTTGTTTTATCAGTTAAATGCTGTTTCTCTATGATAAGCCATCTATGTTAATCTGCTTCTAATTGCCCATACAACCCTTAGGTGCAGTTTGCTCTGTGGCTGATACGTTATATTACCACTGGGCTGCTCTTCTTCATTGGTCTTAAGGCTCCAGGATTGCCATGGAGACCATACATGCTAATGATAAACAAAGAGGAGCGTGACGTGGAAAATGGTCGACAGGTATGAATGTGTAATTAGTAAGCCCAGATATCTATATaagatttttgaaaatattagtAAACAttgagacagagctggaggtagcagagatgaagatgctgaggttctctttgggagtgaccaggaaggataggatcaggaatgagtacatcagagggacagcacatgttagaggttttggagataaagtcagagagaccagactgagatggtttggacatgtccagaggagagatagtgaatatattggtagaagaatgctgagttttgaactgccaggcaggaggcctagaggaagaccaaagaagaggtttatggatgtagtgaaagaggacatgaaggtagttggtgtgagacaagaggatgcagaagacagggttagatgggggcaacggatttgctgtggcgacccctgaagggagaagccgaaaggaaaagaagaagaataaacatTGAAACATTGTCTGTATTGGTTAGGGTAAC from Antennarius striatus isolate MH-2024 chromosome 24, ASM4005453v1, whole genome shotgun sequence includes these protein-coding regions:
- the LOC137591344 gene encoding ATP-binding cassette sub-family B member 6-like is translated as MVFIQSYCENSSSISQTWVDQGISPCFYFTLVPAILLTITFFLGTIHCIFYQKYGREMEPKFIPRSHLYRFQQAVSVLLLVQFVSGMVWRSTSGGELPGYVLLYGCFSALSWCWAIALLRVERRRVVLMDRTRGHSAVLLLFWAVAFSAENLAFISWYSPHWWWRLENNQEKVQFALWLIRYITTGLLFFIGLKAPGLPLRPYMLLINEDKHDMENVRQSLLGRRQENQSTWKDFTKKLRLLVPYMWPQANFFLQLRVIICLILLAVERVINLFVPIYYKNIVNELTDGGSWKTLVIMVCNYELLKFFQGSGKGTSGFINHMRDFLWIRVQQYTRRKTEVNLLAHLHSLSLSWHLSRKTGDVLRSIDRGTDSINVLLGQIIFNILPTIIDVIISIIYFVTYFNAWFGLIVFVCMTIYLTVTIIIAEWRTKYYRDMNNNDNKAKAQAVDSLLNFETVKYYNTQNYEVNRFKDAFLKYQASEWKSQAALVFLSQIQNLIIGVSLLAGSLLCSYFVIEGKFKVGDFVLFGTYITQLYGPLNLFGSYYSVIQNSFVNMENMLNLFEEEIEVEDEVNAGNLVLKQGKVEFDHVHFHYSNGRDILRDVSFTVLPGQTVALVGPSGSGKSTIIRLIYRLFDVHGGCISIDDQDISKVKQTSLQCHIGVVPQDAVLFSDTILNNIRYSRISASVQEVEEAAVAAGIHNEIITLPEGYESQVGERGLKLSGGEKQRVAIARTILKAPQIILLDDATSALDTRTERHIQESLNTMCSNRTTVVVAHRLSTIIGADQILVINEGQIVERGRHEELLLKGGLYADMWMNQQQAQDSDSASDSESKDRGSEKLQPPSGHSSH